In one window of Shewanella goraebulensis DNA:
- a CDS encoding TonB-dependent receptor, translating to MKLNRISAMFSEAKSKATNVSLFGATLTALLTMPAFAAEPAAEADTSEIEVIAVKGIFGSLKAANLLKRTDDRIVDAIVAEDIGKLPDNNIAEALQRITGVSIGTDFGVGESVTIRGVSENLVLLNGRSTAGAGRGGIGLDDFPSSFLKTVEVIKSPTPEMIEGALGGTVNMQTIRPLELSEPLVAITLDGEYADKTENTAPNFSMGIGDNWDLGDAGTFGASANLAYLDRELRRDEFFSKVDLQDNIDINGDGIVDDSGGPNGKYLRRTQNTVEQKTEQRERTAYGISLQWEPVSAEANIYLDLNATKLDGGQSAYSILDVGGSSVARSDSYYDSNGELHNYDLDGVLVIPKTWSDFTTSDTTSHAIGGEWFITDNIELSAEYSLSKSEEKQTANEFNLRPIERTDPTDSLTTHTSTSSSYSGGGIPGYMYADSGMLTNPDNLVFREFFHKTLETDNEEQALRFDFKISDIGVDWVSAVKAGVRFTDRDYTANRFDLKPINGDTTLKDSYKKAVDDNGNFAPIWIDNALLADSMNIVNLNNSFDQTGVNGQNDLLTYNVYDADQLQDTEATYALVQQMLQDTSYAMNGTLADNMVEDNGAYKEINEKTSAIYAQFHLDFDDLTAVFGGRYIQTELESSVVASVDADGNKVLDTGKNDYSDFLPSLNVTYTLTEETLMRFAAAKVMRRADFDELSPALSIDNSLVTGTQGSYQLEPYRVTQYDLSVEHYFGDGGIVSAALFYKDVNSFTQTDSSCLADASTVSGQNTTEWGNICLLDTAGQSQGDVNFATEDQGLAYVDQQKAAGQTGIVIDTDVNGGSGEVKGLELGYQQQFTFLPGFWSGFGVNANYTYADSEQPDGNPLLNISENTANGQIYWENEDLQFRLAYNWRDRYLYSQAEKRVQTVGALGYNVFNQNDPTADDFDATVGNNYREARGQFDFSASWDINEHFAVVGNVVNLTGEPIEYTTELGSVWKYSESDRRYTLGLRARF from the coding sequence GCGCTATGTTTAGTGAGGCTAAAAGTAAAGCGACTAATGTGTCGCTCTTTGGTGCGACTTTAACGGCTTTGCTAACCATGCCAGCATTTGCAGCTGAACCTGCTGCAGAAGCTGATACAAGTGAAATCGAAGTAATCGCAGTTAAAGGGATCTTCGGTAGCTTGAAAGCTGCGAACTTACTAAAACGAACTGATGACCGTATTGTCGATGCTATTGTTGCTGAAGACATTGGTAAGTTACCTGATAACAATATTGCAGAAGCACTACAACGTATTACCGGTGTTTCAATTGGTACTGACTTCGGCGTAGGTGAATCTGTCACTATTCGCGGCGTATCAGAAAACCTTGTATTACTGAATGGTCGTTCTACTGCTGGTGCTGGTCGTGGCGGTATTGGTTTAGATGATTTCCCATCTAGCTTCTTAAAAACTGTTGAAGTCATTAAGTCTCCAACACCAGAAATGATTGAAGGTGCCTTGGGTGGTACAGTCAACATGCAAACAATTCGCCCATTAGAGCTTTCAGAGCCACTTGTAGCGATTACGTTAGATGGTGAATACGCGGATAAAACAGAAAATACAGCACCTAATTTTTCAATGGGTATTGGTGACAACTGGGACCTAGGTGATGCGGGTACTTTTGGTGCCTCTGCCAATTTAGCTTATTTAGATCGCGAATTACGTCGTGATGAATTTTTTAGTAAAGTAGACTTACAAGACAATATCGATATTAATGGTGACGGTATTGTTGACGATTCAGGTGGACCAAACGGTAAATACCTGCGTCGCACTCAAAACACAGTTGAACAAAAAACTGAACAACGTGAACGTACTGCTTATGGTATTTCTCTACAATGGGAGCCCGTTAGTGCTGAAGCCAATATCTACCTAGATTTAAATGCAACCAAACTAGATGGCGGCCAGTCTGCTTATTCTATTCTTGATGTAGGCGGTTCTTCTGTAGCAAGAAGTGATTCTTACTACGACTCTAACGGCGAGCTTCATAATTACGATTTAGATGGCGTACTAGTAATTCCAAAAACATGGAGTGATTTTACTACGTCAGATACCACCTCACATGCCATTGGTGGTGAATGGTTTATCACAGATAATATTGAGTTATCTGCTGAGTATTCATTATCTAAATCTGAAGAAAAACAAACAGCAAACGAGTTTAACCTACGCCCTATTGAACGTACTGACCCAACTGATTCATTAACTACTCATACAAGTACAAGTAGCTCATACAGCGGTGGTGGTATTCCAGGTTATATGTATGCTGACTCAGGTATGCTAACTAATCCAGACAACTTAGTGTTCCGTGAATTTTTCCACAAAACATTAGAAACTGACAATGAAGAGCAAGCATTACGCTTTGACTTTAAAATCAGTGATATTGGTGTAGATTGGGTATCAGCTGTTAAAGCCGGTGTTCGCTTTACTGACCGAGATTACACAGCAAACCGCTTTGATCTTAAACCAATTAATGGTGACACAACACTTAAAGATTCATATAAAAAAGCGGTTGATGATAATGGTAACTTCGCACCAATCTGGATCGATAACGCCTTACTTGCTGATAGCATGAATATCGTTAACTTGAATAATTCGTTCGACCAAACTGGTGTTAACGGCCAAAACGACTTATTGACGTACAATGTATATGACGCTGATCAACTGCAAGATACTGAAGCGACTTACGCACTTGTACAACAAATGCTGCAAGACACTTCTTATGCAATGAACGGGACTTTAGCCGACAACATGGTTGAAGATAACGGCGCATATAAAGAAATCAACGAGAAAACCAGTGCTATTTACGCTCAGTTCCATTTAGATTTTGATGATTTAACTGCGGTATTTGGTGGTCGTTATATTCAAACAGAACTGGAGTCGAGTGTTGTTGCTTCTGTTGACGCTGACGGTAATAAAGTACTAGATACTGGTAAAAATGATTATTCAGATTTCCTACCTAGCTTAAACGTGACTTATACCTTAACTGAAGAAACGTTAATGCGTTTTGCTGCAGCGAAAGTAATGCGTCGCGCTGATTTTGATGAATTAAGCCCAGCACTTTCAATCGATAACTCGTTAGTAACTGGTACTCAAGGTTCTTACCAACTTGAGCCATACCGTGTTACACAATACGATTTATCTGTAGAGCATTACTTTGGTGATGGCGGTATCGTTTCTGCGGCGCTTTTCTATAAAGATGTTAATTCATTCACCCAAACTGACAGCAGCTGTTTAGCTGATGCAAGTACCGTATCAGGTCAAAACACGACTGAATGGGGTAACATTTGTTTACTCGACACTGCTGGTCAAAGTCAAGGTGATGTTAATTTCGCTACAGAAGATCAAGGTTTAGCTTATGTAGACCAACAGAAAGCTGCTGGCCAAACGGGTATTGTAATTGATACTGACGTTAACGGTGGTAGTGGTGAAGTGAAAGGTCTAGAGCTTGGTTATCAGCAACAGTTCACATTCTTACCAGGTTTCTGGTCAGGTTTTGGTGTTAATGCTAACTATACTTATGCAGACAGTGAGCAGCCTGATGGTAACCCACTACTGAACATTTCAGAAAATACAGCTAATGGCCAAATTTACTGGGAAAATGAAGATCTTCAGTTCCGTTTAGCATACAACTGGCGTGACCGTTACTTATATTCACAAGCTGAAAAACGCGTTCAAACTGTTGGTGCATTGGGTTATAACGTATTTAACCAAAATGACCCTACTGCAGATGACTTTGACGCAACAGTAGGTAATAACTACCGTGAAGCACGTGGTCAGTTTGATTTCTCTGCAAGTTGGGATATTAACGAACACTTCGCTGTTGTCGGTAACGTTGTTAACTTAACTGGTGAGCCAATTGAGTATACAACGGAACTTGGTTCTGTATGGAAATATAGCGAATCAGATCGTCGTTACACGTTAGGTTTACGCGCTAGATTCTAA
- a CDS encoding NAD(P)-dependent oxidoreductase gives MTKPVIGFIGLGLMGGNMVENLQKRGYQVNVMDLSAEAVARVTDRGNATAFTSAKELAAASDVVQFCLTTSEVVEKIVYGDDGVLAGIKEGSVLVDFGTSIPASTKKIGAALAEKGAGMIDAPLGRTPAHAKDGLLNIMAAGDMDTFNKVKSLLEEQGENVFHLGALGAGHTTKLINNFMGMTTVATMSQAFAVAKLAGVDGQQLFDIMSAGPSNSPFMQFCKFYAVDGEEKLGFSVANANKDLGYFLAMCEDLGTQSLIAQGTSTSLQAAVDAGMGQNDVPVIFDYFTKLAK, from the coding sequence ATGACAAAGCCTGTCATTGGTTTCATCGGACTTGGCCTTATGGGCGGCAACATGGTTGAGAACCTTCAAAAGAGAGGTTATCAAGTAAATGTAATGGATCTTAGTGCAGAAGCTGTTGCTCGAGTTACTGACCGTGGTAACGCAACTGCGTTTACTTCAGCAAAAGAGTTAGCAGCTGCAAGTGATGTCGTTCAGTTCTGCCTAACAACTTCAGAAGTTGTTGAAAAGATTGTTTACGGCGACGACGGTGTTTTAGCAGGTATTAAAGAAGGTTCAGTATTAGTTGATTTTGGTACTTCTATCCCAGCTTCTACTAAGAAAATCGGTGCTGCACTAGCAGAAAAAGGCGCGGGCATGATTGATGCTCCTTTAGGTCGTACTCCTGCACATGCTAAAGATGGCCTATTAAATATTATGGCTGCTGGCGACATGGATACATTCAATAAGGTTAAGTCTCTTTTAGAAGAGCAAGGCGAGAATGTATTCCACCTAGGTGCATTAGGTGCAGGTCACACTACCAAGTTAATCAACAACTTCATGGGCATGACTACTGTTGCTACTATGTCTCAAGCTTTTGCAGTTGCAAAACTTGCAGGTGTTGATGGCCAACAACTGTTTGACATCATGTCAGCTGGTCCATCTAACTCTCCGTTCATGCAGTTCTGCAAGTTCTATGCTGTAGATGGTGAAGAAAAATTAGGTTTCTCTGTTGCTAATGCCAACAAAGATCTTGGTTACTTCCTAGCAATGTGTGAAGACTTAGGTACTCAGTCTTTAATTGCTCAAGGTACTTCAACAAGCTTACAAGCTGCTGTTGATGCTGGTATGGGTCAAAATGACGTACCTGTAATTTTTGATTACTTCACTAAGTTAGCAAAGTAA
- a CDS encoding glutathione S-transferase family protein → MTVYGDEKSGNCYKIKLTLHLLNIEYQWKAVDLMKGETTTPAFLAKSPQGKLPIIELTDGRVLAESNAIIGYLAGNSELVPKDEFDKALMYQWMFYEQYTHEPCIAVARFIQLYQNMPVERQSEYDSLHAKGAKILGLLDQQLSDNLFIIGSQFTLADIALYAYTHVAHEGGFDLTHYVNINNWLERVTKQRGYVSMFG, encoded by the coding sequence ATTACAGTATACGGTGATGAGAAGTCAGGTAATTGCTATAAAATTAAACTCACACTACATCTGCTGAATATTGAATATCAGTGGAAAGCCGTAGACTTGATGAAAGGGGAGACAACTACGCCAGCGTTTTTAGCCAAAAGTCCCCAAGGTAAGTTACCGATTATAGAATTAACTGATGGCAGAGTCCTAGCTGAATCTAATGCGATTATTGGTTATTTAGCTGGTAATTCTGAGCTTGTTCCTAAAGATGAATTTGATAAGGCGTTGATGTATCAATGGATGTTTTACGAGCAATATACTCATGAGCCATGCATTGCCGTGGCACGCTTTATTCAGTTATACCAAAACATGCCTGTTGAGCGTCAGTCTGAATATGATTCATTACATGCTAAGGGGGCTAAAATACTTGGCTTACTTGATCAGCAGTTATCAGATAACCTGTTTATTATTGGCTCTCAGTTTACCTTGGCCGATATTGCACTTTATGCCTATACCCATGTCGCACATGAAGGTGGTTTTGATTTAACTCATTATGTCAACATTAATAACTGGTTAGAACGGGTTACTAAGCAAAGGGGATATGTGAGCATGTTTGGCTGA
- a CDS encoding hybrid sensor histidine kinase/response regulator, with amino-acid sequence MNLTLVVAVIAICYVSLLFILAWGAERWFSKITKKVQVWIYGLSLAVYCSSWSFLGTVGQSANDLWSFLPIYLGPILVFSLGFGVLRKMVIISKAQNITSVADFIAARYGKSQTLAAIVTLIALFGIMPYIALQLKAMVFSLNLFQPDNQPLSAVSVPLLITFILAIFAILFGTRKLDATEHNPGMMVAIAFESLVKLAAFLIVGFVITYLYFDGFGDIWQQASDKDIIKNGSLNIVSFLPEMLVGIAAFMCMPRQFHVMVVECAEEAVLNKARWIFPLYLAMFGLFVAPLALAGTLLLGDSVAADTYVINLPLALDQPVLAVIALLGTLSAATGMVIVAVVTISVMISNEWLVPFMLRTGRVNGTNFNQFARFLLNARRLAIVIILALGYLSYLLFGNSESLSHLGQLSFGAFAQLAPALLGGMYWKYGNRSGVFLGLAVGFSLWCYILFEGSVGIGGETGLLASISPEVADTLIALLANVVCYILGSLWFRAGVAERIQASHFINPGANKQGDKKDTNRKHGAISQQDLLILASRFVSPTRAYESFSKFSPDAVRSDSWHKVAGEELISHTEHMLAGVLGASSASLVMDSVLQGRDLALDEVFSLVDEASSKIILSQDMLRGAIEHAYEGMSVVDKDLNLVAWNYKYAELYDYPDDFLQQGMPISEVVRFNAARGYCGEGDIETQVEIRVQHMRNGTEHTSERQRKDGKVIKIQGNPMPDGGFVMTFTDITQYRLQEKALIEANETLESRVQERTYELAMLNSELLEAKAQEELANASKSRFLAAVGHDLMQPLNAARLFTASLAQYPNLDLEGKTTISHINNSLRTAGELLTDLLDISKLDSGMVEVNRRDFAVAELLNGLSVEFDAMANDNQIRFNMMPCTATINSDLSLLRRILQNFLTNAYRYAKGGQVLLGCRRRGDFLEIQVIDTGCGIDENETEEIFKEFKRLNHPSSRNVSGLGLGLAIADRISKVLEHQIQVTSKLGQGSVFSITVPLGETVSEKVIKPVPTLTQPLAGVKVLCIDNEEAILAGLESLLTRWKCEVVCASDLADARIKLGLKGVAPDIVLADYHLDNDQNGVDAMDGIRSRYGEHLPGILITANTNKDLVDDVQKRGYHYMAKMVKPAALRALISSLVK; translated from the coding sequence ATGAATTTGACCTTAGTCGTTGCTGTGATTGCAATTTGCTATGTTTCTTTACTGTTTATTTTAGCGTGGGGAGCTGAGCGATGGTTTAGCAAGATCACCAAAAAAGTTCAGGTATGGATATACGGCTTAAGTCTAGCGGTTTACTGTTCTTCTTGGAGCTTCTTAGGCACAGTTGGTCAATCTGCCAACGATTTGTGGTCTTTTTTACCGATATACTTAGGCCCCATATTAGTTTTTTCGCTCGGTTTTGGGGTATTGCGCAAGATGGTTATCATCTCAAAAGCGCAAAATATTACTTCAGTGGCTGATTTTATTGCCGCTCGATATGGTAAATCTCAAACTCTCGCAGCGATTGTTACCCTCATTGCACTATTTGGCATCATGCCTTACATCGCCTTACAACTTAAAGCGATGGTGTTTAGTTTAAATCTTTTCCAACCAGACAATCAGCCTTTAAGTGCTGTCAGTGTACCTTTACTTATTACTTTTATATTGGCTATTTTTGCCATTTTGTTTGGCACCCGAAAACTGGATGCCACAGAACATAACCCGGGCATGATGGTAGCCATTGCATTTGAGTCGCTGGTAAAATTGGCGGCATTCTTGATCGTCGGTTTTGTGATTACCTATTTATACTTTGATGGTTTTGGCGATATTTGGCAGCAAGCATCAGACAAAGATATCATCAAAAATGGCAGCCTTAATATCGTGTCATTTTTGCCTGAAATGCTGGTGGGGATAGCTGCCTTCATGTGTATGCCGCGTCAATTCCATGTGATGGTAGTTGAGTGTGCTGAAGAAGCGGTACTTAACAAAGCTCGTTGGATTTTTCCGCTTTATTTAGCCATGTTCGGGCTATTTGTCGCGCCGCTGGCATTAGCAGGCACCTTGTTATTAGGTGATAGTGTTGCTGCAGATACCTATGTGATTAATCTACCTCTTGCATTAGACCAGCCCGTGCTGGCAGTCATCGCATTATTGGGTACTTTGTCTGCAGCGACAGGTATGGTAATCGTAGCGGTAGTTACTATTAGTGTGATGATCAGTAACGAATGGTTAGTGCCGTTTATGTTGCGAACAGGCCGTGTTAATGGAACCAACTTTAATCAATTTGCCCGCTTTTTATTAAACGCCCGTCGCTTAGCCATCGTCATCATTCTGGCGTTAGGTTATTTAAGTTATTTGTTGTTTGGCAACAGCGAATCGCTGTCTCACCTTGGACAGCTTTCTTTTGGGGCATTTGCGCAATTAGCGCCAGCTTTATTAGGTGGAATGTATTGGAAATATGGTAATCGTTCTGGGGTCTTTTTAGGCTTAGCCGTTGGTTTCTCGCTTTGGTGTTACATCTTATTTGAGGGCAGTGTAGGGATTGGCGGCGAAACGGGTCTGCTAGCGTCTATAAGCCCAGAAGTTGCCGATACCTTAATTGCATTACTCGCCAATGTGGTTTGTTATATTTTAGGCTCTCTTTGGTTCAGAGCGGGTGTAGCAGAGCGTATTCAAGCAAGTCATTTTATTAACCCTGGGGCAAATAAGCAGGGTGATAAGAAGGACACTAACCGCAAACATGGCGCAATTTCTCAGCAGGACTTATTAATCCTTGCGAGTCGTTTTGTCAGTCCGACAAGAGCTTATGAAAGCTTCAGTAAATTCTCCCCTGATGCAGTGCGCAGTGACTCATGGCACAAGGTTGCTGGTGAAGAACTGATTTCTCATACTGAACATATGCTCGCAGGTGTGCTTGGTGCATCCAGTGCTTCACTGGTGATGGATTCTGTATTACAAGGACGTGATTTAGCCCTTGATGAAGTTTTCAGCTTAGTAGATGAAGCGTCGTCAAAAATTATTTTGAGCCAAGACATGCTTCGCGGCGCTATTGAACATGCCTATGAAGGCATGAGCGTTGTTGATAAAGACTTAAACCTTGTTGCGTGGAATTATAAATACGCAGAGCTTTATGATTATCCTGATGACTTTTTACAACAAGGTATGCCAATCAGTGAAGTCGTGCGTTTTAATGCTGCGCGAGGTTATTGTGGTGAAGGCGATATAGAAACACAGGTTGAGATCCGTGTTCAGCACATGCGAAACGGCACAGAACATACTTCAGAGCGACAACGAAAAGACGGCAAGGTCATTAAGATTCAAGGTAATCCCATGCCAGATGGCGGTTTTGTGATGACCTTTACCGATATTACTCAGTATCGACTGCAAGAAAAGGCATTGATTGAAGCTAATGAAACACTAGAGTCTCGCGTACAAGAGCGTACTTATGAACTGGCAATGCTTAACAGTGAACTACTGGAAGCGAAAGCCCAAGAAGAGTTAGCAAATGCCTCTAAAAGTCGCTTTTTGGCAGCAGTAGGACATGACTTAATGCAGCCTTTAAATGCGGCGCGTTTATTTACAGCGTCTCTTGCACAATACCCCAATTTAGATTTAGAAGGTAAAACTACTATTTCTCATATCAATAATTCACTTCGCACAGCGGGTGAGCTATTAACAGATTTACTGGATATCTCTAAGTTAGATTCAGGCATGGTCGAAGTTAATCGTCGCGACTTTGCGGTGGCAGAGCTGTTAAATGGCTTATCTGTTGAGTTCGATGCGATGGCTAATGATAACCAAATTCGATTTAACATGATGCCTTGCACTGCCACGATAAATTCTGATTTATCTTTATTAAGACGTATTTTACAAAACTTTCTGACCAATGCGTATCGCTATGCAAAAGGAGGGCAAGTCTTGTTGGGTTGTCGCCGTCGTGGTGACTTCCTTGAAATACAAGTTATTGATACCGGTTGCGGAATTGATGAAAACGAAACCGAAGAAATTTTCAAAGAGTTTAAGCGGCTCAATCACCCGAGTAGTCGCAATGTGAGTGGCCTTGGCCTAGGTTTAGCGATTGCAGACAGGATCAGCAAGGTGCTTGAACATCAAATACAAGTGACATCCAAATTGGGTCAGGGTTCGGTATTTTCTATAACGGTGCCGCTTGGTGAGACAGTCAGTGAAAAAGTCATTAAACCAGTGCCAACATTAACTCAGCCATTAGCTGGGGTGAAAGTGCTTTGTATTGATAACGAAGAAGCCATTTTAGCAGGGCTTGAAAGCTTATTAACTCGTTGGAAGTGTGAAGTCGTGTGTGCATCTGATTTAGCAGATGCACGAATTAAACTGGGCTTAAAGGGCGTCGCGCCCGATATTGTTTTAGCCGATTACCATTTAGATAATGATCAAAATGGTGTTGATGCGATGGATGGCATCCGCTCTCGTTACGGTGAGCATTTACCAGGGATCTTGATTACTGCTAATACCAATAAAGATTTGGTTGACGATGTACAAAAGCGTGGTTATCACTATATGGCGAAAATGGTAAAACCTGCCGCATTAAGAGCGCTTATTTCTAGCTTAGTTAAGTAA
- the acs gene encoding acetate--CoA ligase: MSSQSLYKVPADFATNALVDNDTYKKMYQESVVNPEGFWREHGKRIDWIKPYTKIKKTSFDDHNLSINWFYDGTLNASANCLDRHLEKNGDRVAIIWEGDDASEQRKITYRELHTDVCKFANALRSQGVCKGDVVTIYMPMVPEAAVAMLACARIGAVHSVVFGGFSPDSIASRVIDGNSKVLITADEGIRGGRKIPLKRSIDDALNNPDVDCVEKVIVLNRTGGDIDWVEGRDIWWSDVMATASEHCQAEEMGAEDPLFLLYTSGSTGNPKGVLHTTGGYMVYASMTHEYVFDYKEGEVYWCTADVGWITGHSYMVYGPLANGATVLIHEGVPNSPGPSRLGEMIDRHKVNILYTAPTLIRALMAEGKEQFEGFDGSSLRVMGSVGEPINPEAWRWYHEVIGHESCPIVDTWWQTETGGILISPLPGATDAKPGSATRPFFGVQPALVDNMGNILDGAVEGNLVILDSWPGQMRTVYGDHDRFALTYFKTFRGMYFTGDGARRDEDGYYWITGRVDDVINVSGHRLGTAEVESALVSHELVAEAAVVGYPHDIKGQGIYAYVTLTKGVEETEELRQGLRQWVRKEIGALATPDLIQWAGGLPKTRSGKIMRRFLRKIAANEVTNLGDSSTLADPAVIDTLIESRLNKTE, translated from the coding sequence ATGAGCTCGCAGTCTCTCTATAAAGTACCAGCAGATTTCGCAACCAACGCACTGGTAGACAATGATACCTATAAGAAAATGTACCAAGAATCTGTGGTAAATCCAGAAGGTTTTTGGAGAGAACACGGTAAGCGTATTGATTGGATCAAACCCTACACCAAAATTAAGAAGACGTCATTTGATGATCATAACCTGTCAATTAACTGGTTTTATGATGGCACATTGAACGCTTCAGCTAACTGTTTGGATCGCCACCTTGAAAAAAATGGTGACCGTGTTGCCATTATCTGGGAAGGCGATGATGCCAGCGAACAACGCAAAATTACCTACCGTGAGCTTCATACTGATGTATGTAAGTTTGCTAACGCCCTACGCAGCCAAGGTGTTTGTAAAGGCGATGTAGTAACCATTTATATGCCAATGGTGCCAGAAGCTGCAGTCGCAATGCTAGCATGTGCACGCATCGGTGCTGTTCACTCTGTTGTCTTTGGTGGCTTCTCACCTGACTCAATTGCATCACGTGTGATTGATGGTAATTCAAAAGTGCTAATTACTGCCGATGAAGGTATTCGTGGCGGTCGTAAAATTCCATTAAAGCGAAGCATTGATGACGCACTGAATAATCCAGATGTTGATTGCGTCGAAAAAGTTATCGTACTTAACCGAACTGGTGGTGACATCGATTGGGTTGAAGGTCGTGATATTTGGTGGAGCGATGTAATGGCAACAGCTTCAGAGCATTGCCAAGCAGAAGAAATGGGCGCTGAAGACCCGCTTTTCCTACTGTATACATCAGGCTCAACCGGTAACCCTAAAGGTGTGTTACACACCACAGGTGGTTACATGGTTTATGCTTCAATGACTCACGAATATGTCTTTGATTACAAAGAAGGTGAAGTTTACTGGTGTACTGCTGATGTGGGGTGGATTACCGGTCACTCATACATGGTATACGGCCCGCTTGCTAATGGCGCAACCGTGCTAATTCACGAAGGTGTTCCTAACTCGCCAGGCCCTTCTCGTTTAGGCGAAATGATTGACCGTCATAAAGTCAATATTCTTTATACAGCTCCGACATTAATCCGTGCATTAATGGCTGAGGGCAAAGAGCAATTTGAAGGTTTCGATGGCAGCTCTTTACGTGTCATGGGCTCAGTAGGTGAACCTATTAACCCAGAAGCATGGCGTTGGTACCACGAAGTGATTGGTCATGAGTCTTGCCCTATTGTGGATACATGGTGGCAAACAGAAACTGGTGGCATTCTAATTAGCCCGTTACCAGGCGCAACTGATGCAAAACCAGGCTCTGCTACTCGTCCATTCTTTGGCGTACAACCTGCGTTAGTGGATAACATGGGCAATATTTTAGACGGCGCGGTTGAAGGAAACTTAGTCATCCTAGATTCATGGCCTGGTCAAATGCGAACTGTTTATGGCGACCATGACCGTTTTGCACTGACCTACTTTAAAACCTTTAGAGGCATGTACTTTACTGGTGACGGTGCTCGTCGTGATGAAGATGGTTATTACTGGATCACTGGCCGAGTAGATGACGTTATTAATGTGTCCGGCCATCGACTTGGTACAGCAGAAGTTGAAAGTGCACTTGTTTCACATGAGCTAGTTGCTGAAGCTGCAGTAGTTGGTTACCCCCATGATATCAAGGGCCAAGGTATCTATGCTTATGTGACGCTTACTAAAGGCGTTGAAGAAACAGAAGAACTTCGTCAAGGTCTACGCCAATGGGTTCGTAAAGAAATCGGCGCCCTAGCGACCCCTGATTTAATTCAGTGGGCTGGCGGACTACCTAAAACGCGTTCAGGCAAAATCATGCGTCGCTTCTTACGCAAGATTGCAGCAAATGAAGTGACCAACTTAGGTGATTCTTCAACACTGGCAGATCCAGCGGTAATCGATACACTTATCGAATCCCGCTTAAATAAAACCGAATAA